From the Paenibacillus sp. FSL H8-0548 genome, one window contains:
- a CDS encoding metallophosphoesterase family protein yields the protein MRLRKDLLIVLVCCILLIAGVVGAEWLKSEKLKGPQAIVTTFKSDPKTSRAFTWHSIHLEEAAVVQVMEEETGKSWDDDTNTMTFTGTTTTIEIEEGKKQAVHKVEATGLEPGMTYSYRVGSGEEKGWSASAIFKTEAADTDTFSFINVTDSQGVTEQDFELWGNTLDKAFGAFPDSAFIVHNGDLTEEPSDEQAWTHLFAKASKWITQVPFMPVTGNHDEVDGQAERFAAHFNLPENGAEGSITGTNYSFDYGTVHFVFLNTESNIKEQTKWLEADLESTDKPWKVVAVHEGPYGGNTNKKVKKWIDVFDEFEVDLVLQGHNHEYSRSYPLRSGEIVGDGESPVQNREGTVYVVTNTSGQKFNEKKDDQFYHKVHFQNGKQMFAGITVAGNTMTYQAYDVDGKKLDEFVLQH from the coding sequence ATGAGATTGCGTAAAGACTTACTAATAGTGCTCGTATGCTGCATATTGTTAATCGCGGGAGTAGTCGGTGCGGAATGGTTGAAGTCAGAGAAGCTGAAGGGTCCCCAAGCGATTGTAACTACGTTTAAAAGCGATCCCAAGACAAGCCGTGCTTTCACTTGGCATAGTATCCATTTGGAGGAGGCGGCGGTCGTTCAGGTTATGGAAGAAGAGACGGGGAAGAGCTGGGACGATGACACGAATACGATGACCTTTACAGGCACGACAACTACGATTGAAATAGAAGAAGGAAAGAAGCAGGCCGTTCACAAAGTCGAGGCAACCGGGCTGGAGCCTGGAATGACGTATAGCTACCGAGTGGGCAGTGGAGAGGAGAAGGGATGGAGTGCTTCGGCAATCTTTAAGACAGAGGCAGCGGATACCGATACGTTCAGCTTTATTAATGTTACAGACTCGCAAGGGGTAACGGAGCAGGATTTTGAGCTATGGGGCAACACGCTTGATAAAGCATTTGGCGCATTTCCAGATTCAGCGTTTATTGTTCACAATGGTGATTTAACAGAGGAGCCGTCGGATGAGCAGGCTTGGACGCATTTATTCGCCAAAGCTAGCAAATGGATCACACAGGTTCCGTTTATGCCTGTTACGGGCAACCATGATGAGGTGGATGGACAAGCAGAGCGCTTCGCTGCCCACTTCAATCTGCCTGAGAATGGTGCAGAAGGCTCCATTACAGGTACCAATTATTCATTTGATTACGGCACGGTTCATTTTGTGTTTCTAAATACGGAGTCCAACATTAAAGAGCAAACAAAGTGGCTTGAAGCTGATCTGGAAAGCACGGATAAGCCTTGGAAGGTAGTAGCCGTTCATGAAGGTCCTTACGGAGGAAATACGAACAAAAAGGTGAAAAAATGGATAGACGTATTTGATGAATTCGAGGTTGATTTGGTGCTGCAAGGACATAACCATGAATATTCGCGCTCTTACCCGCTGCGCTCTGGTGAAATTGTTGGGGACGGTGAATCTCCTGTTCAAAACCGTGAAGGTACGGTCTATGTCGTGACGAATACGTCGGGACAGAAGTTTAATGAGAAGAAGGATGACCAGTTCTATCACAAGGTCCATTTTCAAAATGGGAAACAAATGTTTGCAGGCATTACGGTTGCAGGCAATACGATGACCTATCAGGCTTACGATGTCGATGGGAAGAAGCTGGATGAATTTGTTTTGCAGCACTAG
- a CDS encoding polyphosphate polymerase domain-containing protein, translating to MNNKLNYRNELKFYINFHQYFIIRQRLKDLMEQDKHVGPTGEYHIRSLYFDDINNKALHEKLGGVRDRVKYRIRIYNGQDHVIHFEKKIKFKDYIAKVKEPLTREMYDKLLAGDYDVLLKPNTPLLNEIHNEMKHNLLRPKVIVDYVREPYTCENGNVRITFDKELRTGLHAVDIFDKALKPVRALDNDLIILEVKYDEYIPAYIKIALQLEGLHRQSASKYVICRKHLKFNTWEDY from the coding sequence ATGAACAACAAACTAAATTATCGCAACGAGCTGAAGTTTTATATTAATTTCCATCAATACTTCATTATACGCCAGAGACTGAAGGACCTGATGGAGCAGGACAAGCATGTTGGTCCAACGGGCGAGTATCATATTCGAAGCTTATATTTTGATGATATTAACAACAAAGCACTTCATGAGAAGCTGGGCGGCGTTCGAGATCGGGTCAAATATCGCATTCGTATTTATAACGGCCAAGATCATGTCATTCACTTTGAGAAAAAAATAAAATTCAAAGACTATATTGCCAAAGTGAAAGAGCCGCTTACTAGAGAAATGTATGACAAGCTGCTTGCTGGCGATTATGACGTGCTCTTAAAACCTAACACACCGCTGCTAAATGAAATTCATAATGAAATGAAGCACAATTTGCTGCGGCCGAAGGTTATCGTCGATTATGTCCGCGAGCCTTATACTTGCGAAAATGGAAATGTACGCATTACCTTCGACAAAGAGCTCCGAACCGGATTACATGCGGTTGATATTTTTGACAAAGCGTTGAAGCCTGTCCGTGCTCTCGATAATGATCTGATCATTTTGGAGGTCAAATACGACGAATACATTCCTGCTTATATCAAAATAGCGCTGCAGCTGGAAGGGCTGCATCGACAATCCGCTTCAAAATATGTGATTTGCCGAAAGCATCTGAAATTCAACACTTGGGAGGATTATTAA
- a CDS encoding HAMP domain-containing sensor histidine kinase: MSRLRLGALIRLIAPRSLRYQLLNRSLLILAVLLMLIGVLQYVIMKDFVFQNKAEALNAQIMSMPMEWFTGIANPEMDNNRPELNDPSAPSPADRPQRDHRDSSFFYQPGLSILIIDEAGAITDISKNTESSAPLLSTEQYASILDQLQKHKQIDYQIMNNAQGTEQLVVYRLAGPPGTAQALIQVGTETESLKQQLITQLAIFAALSALALAAGLALYLPLLRRTLRPLSRVVLAAQQTDVGSLTKRIPASQGQEEIDRLSDAFNGMLERLDSSFEAERKTTEKMRRFVADASHELRTPLTSIHGFLEVLLRGAAANPEQLNRALNSMQLESMRINKLVEDLLSLAKLDQDPQLQLTETRLEELLLEMEPQLQLLAGNRSVRLAIAAPVTGLFHADKLKQVLLNLFLNAVQHTDAEAGEIRISLAKQEGQAVLSISDNGSGIESEHLPYLFERFYRSESSRTRKNGGAGLGLAISKSIVDAHKGIIDVHSEPGEGTTFQISLPIQPSLKLAND; the protein is encoded by the coding sequence ATGAGCAGGCTGCGCTTAGGTGCTCTTATTCGGCTAATTGCTCCTCGTTCGCTGCGCTATCAGCTGTTAAATCGTTCTTTGCTCATTTTAGCTGTTTTATTAATGCTCATCGGTGTGCTTCAGTACGTCATTATGAAGGATTTTGTTTTTCAAAATAAAGCCGAAGCCTTAAACGCACAAATAATGTCTATGCCAATGGAATGGTTTACAGGCATTGCAAACCCCGAGATGGACAATAATCGTCCTGAGCTTAACGACCCGAGCGCTCCTTCGCCTGCCGATCGGCCGCAAAGAGATCATCGGGATTCGTCTTTTTTTTACCAGCCAGGCTTGTCTATTCTTATTATTGATGAAGCCGGTGCGATCACCGATATTTCGAAAAATACCGAGTCCAGCGCACCTCTTCTATCTACTGAACAGTACGCAAGTATTCTAGATCAACTGCAAAAGCATAAACAAATCGACTATCAAATTATGAATAATGCACAAGGCACTGAGCAGCTTGTCGTATACCGGCTTGCTGGTCCACCAGGCACTGCCCAGGCTCTCATCCAAGTAGGAACAGAAACGGAATCGCTGAAGCAGCAGCTCATAACACAGCTCGCAATTTTTGCTGCACTATCCGCTCTAGCGCTTGCTGCTGGACTTGCACTCTATTTGCCGCTGCTGCGCCGTACACTCAGACCGCTGTCACGCGTCGTATTAGCCGCTCAGCAAACGGACGTAGGCAGCTTAACGAAACGTATCCCAGCCAGTCAAGGACAAGAGGAGATCGATCGCTTGTCGGATGCTTTTAATGGAATGCTTGAGCGATTAGATTCATCCTTCGAGGCAGAGCGCAAAACAACCGAGAAAATGCGCCGTTTCGTTGCCGATGCCTCGCATGAGCTTCGAACGCCGCTTACTTCCATTCATGGGTTTTTGGAGGTATTGCTGCGCGGGGCGGCTGCAAATCCTGAGCAGCTTAACCGCGCATTAAACAGCATGCAGCTGGAATCGATGCGTATAAACAAGCTGGTAGAGGATCTGCTTTCCCTAGCGAAGCTTGATCAGGATCCACAGCTTCAGCTAACAGAAACGCGTTTGGAAGAGCTGCTGCTAGAGATGGAGCCGCAATTGCAGCTGCTTGCCGGCAACCGCAGCGTGAGGCTTGCCATTGCAGCTCCTGTGACCGGTCTGTTCCATGCGGACAAACTGAAACAGGTGCTGCTCAATTTATTTCTCAATGCGGTGCAGCATACCGATGCCGAAGCAGGAGAAATCCGTATATCGCTTGCTAAGCAGGAAGGACAAGCTGTTCTGAGCATTTCCGATAATGGCTCCGGTATCGAGTCCGAGCATCTGCCGTACTTGTTCGAGCGGTTCTACCGCAGCGAGTCCTCCCGAACCCGCAAAAATGGAGGCGCAGGCCTCGGACTAGCGATTTCGAAATCAATTGTAGATGCGCACAAAGGGATTATTGACGTCCATAGCGAGCCCGGCGAAGGAACAACCTTTCAAATCTCACTTCCAATTCAACCTTCTCTGAAACTAGCCAACGATTAA